A region from the Vicia villosa cultivar HV-30 ecotype Madison, WI linkage group LG3, Vvil1.0, whole genome shotgun sequence genome encodes:
- the LOC131654983 gene encoding vegetative cell wall protein gp1-like gives MAKTSASVFLVVLVVALFLNGYNAAESVQGGYEPAPPKADQPPPPTADQPPPAPPKADQPPPAPPSGQKPCFFGICPIFNCGAFCFGIGYATGECTLVIRCCCS, from the exons ATGGCAAAAACTAGTGCTTCAGTTTTTCTAGTTGTGCTTGTAGTAGCATTATTTCTTAATGGCTATAATGCTGCTGAGAGTGTACAAGGAGGTTATGAACCTGCGCCACCTAAAGCTGATCAACCTCCACCACCTACAGCTGATCAACCTCCACCAG CACCACCTAAAGCTGATCAACCTCCACCAG CACCACCATCTGGCCAAAAACCTTGCTTTTTCGGAATATGTCCGATTTTCAACTGTGGAGCATTTTGTTTTGGAATAGGCTATGCTACCGGCGAGTGTACTTTGGTTATAAGGTGTTGTTGCTCTTGA